Proteins co-encoded in one Arthrobacter sp. ERGS1:01 genomic window:
- a CDS encoding polyprenyl synthetase family protein yields MTNSANHSWTHAGHGLPESAEPSPSTMAIATGLQLPSGFTAVAEDPELGPSIAMSMAKVEKVLREAIANSDPLADATSRHLVEAGGKRIRPLLVLLAAHLGDASRKEVVQAAVVVELTHLATLYHDDVMDSAPYRRGAPTAHEVWGNTVAILTGDLIFARASILVSELGARALGIQARTFERLCLGQLHETVGPREGQDPVDHYLSVIADKTGSLVAASGQLGAIFAGVPEELQDVMLEYGEKVGIAFQLADDVIDVTGMKQVSGKSPGTDLREGVPTLPVLLLRKAAAAGDASAVSVLALVDGDLSSDEALAEAVAALREHPVTAESWIVAREWSAEAIAALAPLPDGMVKTALASFAEAVVSRDV; encoded by the coding sequence GTGACTAATTCCGCGAACCACAGCTGGACCCACGCCGGACACGGGTTGCCCGAATCCGCCGAACCTTCCCCCAGCACCATGGCCATTGCCACCGGACTGCAATTGCCTTCCGGCTTCACCGCCGTCGCCGAAGACCCGGAACTGGGCCCGTCCATTGCCATGAGCATGGCCAAGGTGGAGAAGGTCCTGCGGGAAGCCATCGCCAACTCCGATCCCCTGGCCGATGCCACCAGCCGCCACCTGGTCGAGGCCGGCGGCAAGCGCATCCGGCCCCTGCTGGTGCTGCTGGCCGCCCACCTCGGCGACGCAAGCCGCAAGGAAGTGGTGCAGGCCGCCGTCGTGGTTGAACTGACCCACCTGGCCACCCTCTATCACGACGACGTGATGGACTCGGCCCCGTACCGCCGCGGCGCACCCACCGCGCACGAGGTGTGGGGCAACACCGTGGCCATCCTCACCGGCGACCTGATCTTTGCCCGCGCCTCCATCCTGGTGTCCGAGCTCGGCGCCCGCGCCCTCGGCATCCAGGCCCGCACCTTTGAGCGGCTGTGCCTGGGCCAGCTGCACGAAACCGTGGGCCCGCGCGAAGGCCAGGACCCCGTGGACCACTACCTGTCCGTCATTGCGGACAAGACCGGCTCCCTCGTGGCCGCCTCCGGACAGCTCGGCGCCATCTTTGCCGGCGTGCCCGAGGAACTCCAGGACGTCATGCTCGAATACGGCGAAAAGGTGGGCATCGCCTTCCAGCTGGCCGACGACGTCATCGACGTCACCGGCATGAAGCAGGTTTCCGGGAAGTCGCCGGGCACCGACCTGCGCGAAGGCGTCCCCACCCTGCCCGTGCTGTTGCTGCGCAAGGCCGCCGCAGCCGGCGACGCCTCAGCCGTTTCGGTGCTGGCGCTCGTGGACGGCGACCTGAGCAGCGACGAGGCGCTGGCCGAGGCCGTCGCCGCACTGCGCGAACACCCCGTCACCGCCGAATCCTGGATCGTGGCCCGCGAATGGTCCGCCGAGGCAATCGCCGCCCTGGCCCCGCTGCCCGACGGCATGGTCAAGACGGCCCTTGCCAGCTTTGCCGAGGCGGTCGTCTCCCGCGACGTGTAG
- a CDS encoding geranylgeranyl reductase family protein: protein MKVLVVGAGPAGSTAAWHLASAGIEVTVLEKTRFPREKVCGDGLTPRAVREMQLMGLPHDPSEGWRRNKGLRLIAGGRTVEVPWPELSNFPDYGLIRTRLGFDEALARHAQAAGALILEGHSVTSALTDDAGTVVGATAAVLDEAGRKTGQTRDFYADVVLAADGNSTRTAVSLGHEKRDDRPMGVAYRTYFTSPRHEDDWMEGWLELPDKSGNPLPGYGWVFGVGDGTSNVGLGILNSSREFGKLDYRAVLRDWTAGMPAEWGFTEENQVGPIRGAALPMGFNRTPHYSPGLLLLGDAGGLVSPFNGEGISYAMESARFAADFIERASHANSRLAANHALQGYAGFVREQWGSHFTLGRVFASLIGKPRIMKLALRTGMPVPVLMRFVVRMMANLTDADERGFEDRVIHLLEKLVPATSNQGKIRTSKQQSLPIVSVKQ from the coding sequence GTGAAGGTACTTGTTGTAGGCGCCGGACCCGCAGGATCCACGGCGGCCTGGCACCTGGCATCCGCCGGGATCGAGGTCACCGTGCTGGAGAAGACCCGATTCCCGCGCGAAAAGGTCTGCGGCGACGGCCTGACCCCCCGCGCTGTTCGCGAAATGCAGCTCATGGGCCTGCCGCACGACCCCTCCGAGGGCTGGCGCCGCAACAAGGGGCTGCGCCTGATCGCGGGCGGTCGCACCGTGGAAGTTCCGTGGCCGGAGCTGAGCAACTTCCCCGACTACGGGCTGATCCGCACCCGCCTCGGTTTCGACGAGGCCCTGGCCCGGCATGCGCAGGCGGCCGGCGCCCTCATCCTTGAAGGCCATTCGGTCACCTCCGCCCTGACGGACGACGCCGGCACCGTGGTGGGTGCCACAGCGGCGGTTTTGGACGAGGCCGGGCGCAAGACGGGCCAAACGCGGGACTTCTATGCCGACGTCGTGCTGGCTGCGGACGGCAACTCCACCCGCACGGCCGTCTCGCTGGGTCACGAGAAACGCGACGACCGCCCCATGGGCGTGGCCTACCGGACCTACTTCACCTCCCCGCGCCACGAGGACGACTGGATGGAAGGCTGGCTGGAGCTGCCCGACAAATCCGGCAATCCGCTGCCCGGTTACGGCTGGGTGTTTGGCGTGGGCGACGGCACCTCCAACGTGGGCCTGGGCATCCTGAACTCGTCCCGCGAATTCGGCAAGCTCGATTACCGTGCCGTGCTGCGTGACTGGACCGCCGGCATGCCCGCCGAGTGGGGCTTCACGGAGGAAAACCAGGTGGGCCCCATCCGCGGCGCCGCGCTGCCCATGGGCTTCAACCGGACGCCGCACTACTCGCCGGGCCTGCTGCTGCTGGGCGACGCCGGGGGACTCGTGAGCCCCTTCAACGGCGAGGGCATCTCCTACGCCATGGAATCGGCCCGATTCGCCGCCGACTTCATTGAGCGCGCCTCCCACGCCAACTCCCGGCTGGCCGCCAACCACGCCCTGCAGGGGTACGCCGGTTTTGTCCGTGAACAGTGGGGCAGCCACTTCACCCTGGGCCGCGTGTTTGCGTCGCTGATCGGCAAGCCGCGGATCATGAAGCTGGCCCTGCGCACGGGCATGCCCGTGCCCGTGCTGATGCGTTTTGTGGTGCGCATGATGGCCAACCTCACCGACGCCGATGAACGCGGTTTTGAGGATAGAGTGATTCATCTACTGGAGAAGCTGGTGCCTGCCACCAGCAACCAGGGCAAAATCCGCACGTCCAAGCAACAATCCCTACCAATAGTTAGTGTTAAGCAGTGA
- a CDS encoding demethylmenaquinone methyltransferase has product MNRASLEKRPEEVAAMFDDVAPKYDIVNDILSMGQTRRWRRIVVDAVGAVPGQRVLDLAAGTGTSSEPYADAGIAVVACDFSVGMLKVGKRRRPDIDFIAGDATNLPFADNSFDATTISFGLRNVIDPKKALREMLRVTKPGGKLVVAEFSHPTFAPWRTVYTEYLMRALPAVARKTASNPDAYVYLAESIRAWPDQDNLSAWLTEAGWNGVAYRNLSGGIVAVHRAVKPATN; this is encoded by the coding sequence GTGAACCGTGCATCCTTGGAGAAGCGTCCGGAAGAAGTGGCCGCCATGTTTGACGACGTGGCCCCCAAATACGACATCGTCAACGACATCCTGTCCATGGGGCAGACGCGGCGGTGGCGGCGCATTGTGGTTGATGCGGTCGGTGCCGTCCCGGGTCAGCGGGTCCTGGACCTGGCCGCCGGTACCGGCACCTCCAGTGAGCCGTACGCGGACGCCGGGATCGCCGTCGTCGCCTGCGACTTCTCCGTTGGCATGCTCAAGGTGGGCAAGCGCCGCCGCCCGGACATCGACTTCATCGCCGGGGACGCGACCAACCTGCCGTTTGCCGACAACTCCTTTGACGCCACCACCATTTCCTTCGGACTGCGCAACGTGATCGACCCGAAGAAGGCGCTGCGCGAAATGCTGCGCGTCACCAAGCCCGGCGGGAAGCTGGTGGTGGCCGAGTTCTCACACCCCACCTTTGCCCCGTGGCGCACCGTCTATACCGAATACCTCATGCGCGCCCTGCCGGCCGTGGCCCGGAAAACCGCCTCGAACCCGGACGCCTATGTGTACCTGGCCGAGTCCATCCGCGCCTGGCCCGACCAGGACAACCTCTCCGCCTGGCTGACCGAGGCCGGCTGGAACGGTGTTGCGTACAGGAACCTCAGCGGCGGCATCGTGGCTGTGCACCGCGCGGTAAAGCCCGCCACCAACTAA
- a CDS encoding isochorismate synthase, with amino-acid sequence MTAFLGTPTLRTLTTALDAASLGGASAATPADLLASCGPETDPLCWLRRGEGLLGFGEVATFSGTGPDRFADAEQWWKAVVDAARVNDPIRVPGTGALAFGSFAFSKTSQHPSVLIVPALAVGFRDGTAWLTQITADGSAPTAASAHALLRSFLTGAAPADALGTFGASDGSTAAPDSAGTLRSGALTEEQWKDSVAEGVRAIARGGLEKVVLARDVVATFAEPVQRVSILQQLVRLYGECWTYGVRGLVGATPEMLIKVDGTTAQARVLAGTLDREDEPEGSVGFAADVLGGSTKQRQEHDFAVRSLTRQLAPFATDLSFPAEPFILELPNVWHLASDVSAELADTDGHLPTSLALVEALHPTAAVCGTPREDAGKLILELEKMDRGPYAGPVGWLDGAGNGEWGIALRGAVLETPTTVRLYAGAGIVEASDPTAELAETWAKFRPMLQALGLHA; translated from the coding sequence ATGACTGCTTTCCTGGGCACCCCCACGCTGCGCACCCTCACCACGGCCCTGGATGCCGCGTCGCTGGGCGGTGCGTCCGCAGCCACCCCGGCGGACCTACTGGCCTCCTGTGGCCCGGAAACCGATCCCTTGTGCTGGCTGCGGCGCGGCGAGGGGCTGCTGGGCTTTGGCGAGGTCGCCACGTTCTCCGGCACCGGCCCCGACCGCTTTGCCGACGCCGAACAGTGGTGGAAGGCCGTGGTGGACGCCGCCCGCGTCAACGACCCCATCAGGGTCCCCGGCACCGGCGCCCTGGCCTTTGGCTCGTTCGCGTTCTCCAAGACCAGCCAGCACCCGTCCGTATTGATCGTCCCCGCCCTGGCGGTGGGTTTCCGCGACGGCACCGCCTGGCTGACCCAGATCACGGCCGACGGCAGCGCCCCCACGGCCGCTTCCGCCCATGCCCTGCTGCGCTCCTTCCTCACGGGGGCCGCGCCTGCCGACGCGTTGGGCACGTTTGGCGCTTCGGATGGTTCGACGGCGGCGCCCGACTCCGCCGGCACCCTTCGGTCCGGGGCGCTCACCGAGGAGCAGTGGAAGGATTCGGTGGCCGAGGGCGTCCGCGCCATTGCCCGCGGCGGCCTCGAGAAGGTGGTTTTGGCCCGCGACGTGGTGGCCACGTTCGCCGAACCCGTGCAGCGGGTTTCAATCTTGCAACAATTGGTCCGGCTCTATGGCGAATGCTGGACCTACGGAGTGCGCGGTCTGGTGGGCGCGACACCCGAGATGTTGATCAAGGTGGACGGGACCACCGCACAGGCCCGTGTGCTCGCCGGAACCCTCGACCGCGAGGATGAGCCGGAGGGCTCGGTCGGCTTCGCCGCCGACGTCCTGGGCGGTTCCACCAAGCAGCGCCAGGAACACGATTTTGCCGTCCGTTCCCTGACCCGCCAGCTGGCCCCGTTCGCCACCGATCTATCCTTCCCTGCCGAGCCGTTCATCCTTGAACTGCCCAATGTGTGGCACCTGGCCTCCGACGTCAGCGCCGAACTGGCCGACACCGACGGCCACCTGCCCACCTCCCTGGCCCTCGTGGAGGCCCTGCATCCCACGGCCGCCGTGTGCGGAACTCCGCGGGAAGACGCGGGAAAACTGATCCTCGAGTTGGAGAAAATGGACCGCGGCCCCTACGCCGGGCCCGTTGGCTGGCTCGACGGTGCGGGCAACGGCGAGTGGGGCATTGCCCTGCGCGGCGCCGTCCTGGAAACCCCCACCACGGTCCGCCTGTATGCCGGCGCCGGCATTGTGGAGGCCTCCGACCCCACCGCGGAACTGGCCGAAACCTGGGCCAAGTTCCGCCCCATGCTCCAGGCCCTGGGACTGCACGCCTGA
- a CDS encoding ABC transporter substrate-binding protein produces MQISSRLTVRLVTVAAVAALALTGCTTASQDTPSGAPVNTGADASFDPTTVAKDDALIAMLPAALKSKATIDVGSDTSYEPAEFLDKDGQTPIGYDVDIAKAIAATLGKKADVHTADFSSILPKLGTIYDLGISSFTINPERSKAVNFVSYFNAGVWWAVQKGNPKGISLADLCGKKVGVQTGTVEEDPDVKDRSAKCVAAGKPAITIVSLKDQTDVTTRLVGGTIDAMSADSPIIKNALAKTNGQLETLGEVYDSAQQGIAIAKSDTVFAGVIEKVMNKLIDDGTYKKILTKWNNDEGALPKAVLNPTAG; encoded by the coding sequence ATGCAAATCTCATCCAGGTTGACCGTTCGCCTTGTCACCGTCGCCGCTGTCGCCGCCTTGGCCCTGACCGGATGCACCACTGCGTCGCAGGACACCCCCAGCGGTGCGCCAGTCAATACGGGAGCCGATGCCTCCTTCGATCCCACCACCGTCGCCAAGGATGACGCCCTCATCGCGATGCTGCCTGCGGCGTTGAAGAGCAAGGCAACCATCGATGTCGGTTCCGATACCTCGTACGAGCCCGCCGAGTTCCTGGACAAGGACGGCCAAACCCCCATCGGCTACGACGTCGATATCGCCAAGGCGATCGCGGCCACCCTGGGCAAGAAGGCCGACGTCCACACGGCGGACTTCTCCTCGATCCTGCCCAAGCTGGGCACCATCTACGACCTGGGCATCTCCTCCTTCACGATCAACCCCGAGCGTTCCAAGGCCGTGAACTTTGTCAGCTACTTCAACGCCGGCGTCTGGTGGGCCGTCCAGAAGGGCAACCCCAAGGGCATCAGCCTGGCTGATTTGTGCGGCAAGAAGGTGGGCGTCCAGACCGGCACGGTCGAGGAGGATCCCGATGTCAAGGACCGCTCCGCCAAGTGCGTGGCCGCCGGCAAGCCCGCCATCACGATCGTCTCGCTCAAGGACCAGACCGACGTCACCACCCGTCTGGTGGGCGGCACGATTGACGCCATGAGCGCCGACTCCCCCATCATCAAGAACGCCCTCGCCAAGACCAACGGCCAGCTGGAAACCCTCGGCGAGGTCTATGACTCCGCACAACAGGGCATTGCGATCGCCAAGTCGGACACCGTGTTTGCCGGTGTCATTGAAAAGGTCATGAACAAGCTCATCGACGATGGCACCTACAAGAAGATCCTGACCAAGTGGAACAACGACGAGGGCGCCCTTCCCAAGGCAGTCCTGAACCCGACGGCGGGCTAA
- a CDS encoding amino acid ABC transporter permease yields MSRLITHRSPHAAGADVDLIRSVPVRHPWRWVGAAIILLVLILVIQSMTTNPKFYWGTFRTYLFDVLVIQGVGWTLILTVSSMVIAIVLAILLAFMRQSDNPLFRYVSWVWVWFFRGTPVYTQLLFWGSVGALYPKIIVGVPFGPELFSWDTATVINATVAAIVGLGLNESAYLAEIFRAGLKSVDNGQMEAAEALGMRRSKVMWRIILPQAMRVIIPPTGNETIGMLKTTSLVLAVPFTLDLTFVTNALASRTFLPIPLLMVAAFWYLVITSVLMVGQYYIERHFGKGVDNVMKAPVKATAAVAAAHANPVDPADGTTEGGQS; encoded by the coding sequence TTGAGCCGCCTCATCACACACCGCTCCCCCCACGCCGCGGGCGCCGACGTCGACCTGATCCGTTCAGTTCCCGTCCGGCACCCGTGGCGGTGGGTGGGCGCCGCGATCATTCTCCTGGTCCTGATCCTGGTCATCCAGTCGATGACCACCAACCCCAAGTTCTACTGGGGCACCTTCCGGACCTACCTCTTTGATGTCCTGGTCATCCAGGGCGTGGGCTGGACGCTGATCCTGACGGTCAGTTCCATGGTTATCGCCATTGTGCTGGCCATCCTGCTGGCGTTCATGCGGCAGTCGGACAACCCGTTGTTCCGCTACGTTTCCTGGGTTTGGGTCTGGTTCTTCCGTGGCACCCCCGTCTACACCCAGCTGTTGTTCTGGGGCTCCGTGGGCGCCCTGTATCCGAAGATCATCGTCGGCGTGCCGTTCGGGCCCGAACTGTTTTCCTGGGATACGGCCACGGTCATCAACGCGACCGTTGCCGCCATTGTGGGGCTGGGCCTGAACGAATCCGCGTACCTTGCGGAGATCTTCCGGGCCGGGCTCAAGTCGGTGGACAACGGGCAGATGGAAGCCGCCGAGGCCCTGGGCATGCGCCGTTCCAAGGTCATGTGGCGGATCATCCTGCCGCAGGCCATGCGCGTCATCATCCCGCCCACGGGCAACGAGACGATCGGCATGCTCAAGACCACCTCGCTGGTGCTGGCAGTGCCGTTCACGCTGGACCTGACGTTCGTCACGAACGCCCTGGCAAGCCGCACGTTCCTGCCCATCCCGCTGCTCATGGTGGCCGCGTTCTGGTACCTGGTTATCACCTCGGTGCTGATGGTGGGCCAGTACTACATTGAACGGCACTTTGGAAAGGGCGTGGACAACGTCATGAAGGCGCCAGTGAAGGCCACGGCCGCCGTCGCCGCAGCCCACGCGAATCCGGTGGACCCCGCCGACGGAACCACGGAAGGCGGCCAGTCATGA
- a CDS encoding amino acid ABC transporter ATP-binding protein translates to MTDTAALSKTETTRTKPLVEIQGVHKLFGDHHVLKGIDMTVQQGEVSVIIGPSGSGKSTLLRCINLLETISAGRIYVHDDLIGYREVNGKLHDLNTKQIAAQRREIGMVFQRFNLFPHKTALQNVIEAPTQVKRQSKTAARVKALELLEMVGLSDRANFYPAQLSGGQQQRVAIARALAMEPELMLFDEPTSALDPELVGDVLEVMKNLAKSGMTMIVVTHEIGFAREVGDTLTFMDGGVVVESGNPREIIANPQHHRTKEFLSRVL, encoded by the coding sequence ATGACGGACACCGCTGCACTTAGCAAAACCGAAACGACCCGCACCAAGCCGCTCGTGGAAATCCAGGGCGTGCACAAGCTGTTCGGCGACCACCACGTACTCAAGGGCATTGACATGACCGTCCAGCAGGGCGAGGTCTCGGTGATCATTGGTCCGTCCGGTTCCGGCAAGTCCACGCTGCTGCGTTGCATCAACCTGTTGGAGACCATCAGCGCTGGGCGGATCTACGTCCATGACGACCTCATCGGGTACCGCGAGGTCAACGGCAAGCTGCACGACCTGAACACCAAGCAGATCGCCGCCCAGCGCCGGGAAATCGGCATGGTGTTCCAGCGCTTCAACCTGTTCCCGCACAAGACCGCGCTGCAAAACGTGATCGAGGCGCCCACGCAGGTCAAGCGCCAGTCCAAGACGGCGGCCCGGGTCAAGGCCCTGGAATTGCTGGAGATGGTGGGCCTGTCCGACCGGGCCAACTTCTACCCGGCCCAGCTCTCCGGCGGACAGCAGCAACGTGTCGCGATCGCCCGGGCCCTGGCCATGGAGCCGGAGTTGATGCTCTTCGACGAGCCCACCTCCGCCCTGGACCCTGAGCTCGTCGGTGACGTGCTGGAGGTCATGAAGAACCTTGCCAAGTCCGGCATGACCATGATCGTGGTGACCCACGAGATCGGCTTTGCCCGCGAGGTGGGCGACACCCTCACGTTCATGGACGGCGGCGTGGTGGTGGAAAGCGGCAACCCGCGCGAGATCATCGCCAACCCGCAGCACCACCGGACCAAGGAGTTCCTCAGCCGCGTGCTGTAG
- the menD gene encoding 2-succinyl-5-enolpyruvyl-6-hydroxy-3-cyclohexene-1-carboxylic-acid synthase, with translation MDTARYVVDALERAGVRHIVVAPGSRSAPLVYALAEAEADGRITTHVRIDERVAGFTALGLAQGSGSPAAVLTTSGTAVGNLMPAVMEANHAGTALLVLSADRPAELRGTGANQTTAQLDLFGEHVRFATDVAAGTDPTSAIATALSAARGRLEGIPAGPAQVNLSFRDPLTPALDGSEWERLMPVVDVPVDEPVSVIEPVETPSGPVVGHDPVIEPVETTNGRPPLPSSSHRTVVLAGHDAGPAAEWFARTLGLPLLAEPSSNARFGPNAVGPYRLLLEKFGPDSAQPIERVVVFGRPTLSRPVARLLARTDVERALYLPHPVAWFEAGRRPELVLTQWDQVVGFAGHGPDGWLAAWQEAAGLAEAALDAVLAEAAVPGTLSGPAVARLVWERIQRDEQDGTPGNFMLGSSNPVRDVDLAGRPAAGLPAAGESGSLVRTFANRGLAGIDGTLATATGIALGTGAPARVLLGDVTFLHDAGALLLGTGEPAADVQVIVLNDAGGGIFSVLEHGALAQAPNYAAAVERFFGTPHAVDVAALAAAYGWRHTVARTTAELTEALEAPVAGRSIVEVAATRDGLRDLHARIHKALTL, from the coding sequence ATGGACACCGCCCGCTACGTGGTGGATGCGCTGGAACGCGCCGGAGTCCGCCACATTGTGGTGGCGCCCGGTTCGCGCAGCGCCCCGCTCGTCTACGCCCTTGCGGAGGCCGAGGCCGACGGCCGGATCACCACGCACGTGCGGATCGACGAACGGGTTGCCGGCTTCACCGCGCTGGGACTCGCCCAGGGCTCGGGCAGCCCCGCCGCCGTGCTGACCACCTCGGGAACGGCCGTGGGCAACCTGATGCCCGCCGTCATGGAGGCCAACCATGCCGGCACGGCGCTGCTGGTGCTCTCCGCGGACCGCCCGGCGGAATTGCGCGGCACCGGGGCCAACCAAACCACCGCCCAGCTGGACCTGTTTGGCGAGCACGTGCGGTTCGCCACCGATGTGGCCGCCGGGACGGACCCCACGAGCGCCATTGCCACGGCCCTCAGCGCTGCGCGGGGACGCCTGGAAGGGATCCCGGCAGGCCCGGCACAAGTCAACCTGTCCTTCCGCGACCCCCTGACCCCGGCGCTCGACGGTTCCGAATGGGAACGCCTGATGCCGGTGGTCGATGTCCCGGTGGACGAGCCGGTTTCGGTGATTGAGCCTGTCGAAACCCCGTCCGGCCCGGTGGTTGGGCATGATCCGGTGATTGAGCCTGTCGAAACCACCAATGGCCGCCCGCCGCTGCCGTCGTCGAGCCACCGCACTGTGGTCCTCGCCGGGCACGACGCCGGCCCCGCGGCCGAGTGGTTTGCCCGCACCCTGGGGTTGCCGCTGCTGGCCGAGCCGTCGTCGAACGCCCGCTTTGGCCCCAATGCCGTGGGCCCGTACCGCCTGTTGCTGGAGAAGTTTGGCCCGGACAGTGCGCAGCCGATCGAACGGGTTGTCGTGTTTGGCCGGCCCACGCTTTCCCGCCCCGTGGCCAGGCTGCTGGCCCGCACCGATGTGGAGCGAGCCCTGTACCTGCCGCATCCCGTGGCCTGGTTTGAGGCGGGTCGCCGCCCCGAACTGGTGCTCACGCAATGGGACCAGGTGGTGGGTTTTGCCGGCCACGGTCCCGACGGCTGGCTCGCCGCCTGGCAGGAGGCCGCCGGCCTGGCCGAAGCAGCCCTGGACGCCGTGTTGGCGGAGGCCGCCGTGCCCGGGACCCTGAGCGGACCGGCCGTGGCCCGCCTGGTGTGGGAACGAATCCAGCGGGATGAACAGGACGGCACACCCGGCAACTTCATGCTCGGCTCCTCCAACCCGGTCCGCGACGTGGACCTGGCCGGCCGCCCCGCCGCCGGGTTGCCCGCCGCCGGGGAGTCCGGCTCGCTGGTGCGGACGTTCGCCAACCGCGGGTTGGCCGGCATTGACGGCACGCTTGCCACGGCCACCGGAATCGCACTGGGCACGGGCGCCCCGGCCCGCGTGCTGCTGGGCGACGTCACGTTCCTGCACGACGCCGGCGCCCTCCTGCTCGGCACGGGCGAGCCCGCGGCCGATGTCCAGGTCATTGTCCTAAACGATGCCGGCGGCGGGATCTTCTCCGTCCTGGAACACGGGGCCCTGGCGCAGGCACCCAACTATGCGGCCGCCGTCGAACGCTTCTTCGGCACCCCGCACGCCGTTGACGTTGCCGCCCTTGCCGCCGCCTACGGGTGGCGCCACACGGTGGCCCGCACGACGGCGGAGCTCACGGAGGCGCTCGAGGCACCTGTCGCGGGCCGGAGCATCGTCGAAGTCGCGGCAACCCGGGACGGCCTGCGCGATCTCCACGCCCGGATCCACAAGGCGCTCACCCTGTAG
- a CDS encoding SGNH/GDSL hydrolase family protein, whose product MHRGTTIRSWASVLACTLALAGCGFGAAGGPAPVMSPAATGTPTTTPATPFTAGAALPPSPLPAGTKYLNPASGRTEVIDPAITRSAVLIGDSQSGGAAGVKSADTWVVRGLAAQGYTVRFEGNGGTGFVARTSKAANYPTGLESGKTLLPYGNPALVVVQGGGNDASQGVADDAILANAARLLKDLKASYPTSRFLFIGTLAKGATHGGGRRTHVDSLLAGFAKRNGLPFVSVGDWLTRYGVAGSLADAVHLNESGHQVLARVLAKQLAAMGLRGPAAAK is encoded by the coding sequence ATGCATCGCGGCACCACCATCCGCAGCTGGGCGTCCGTCCTCGCCTGCACCCTGGCCCTGGCGGGTTGCGGATTCGGCGCAGCCGGCGGGCCGGCCCCCGTGATGTCACCGGCGGCCACCGGCACGCCAACCACGACGCCGGCCACGCCCTTCACTGCGGGCGCCGCGTTGCCACCGTCCCCACTTCCGGCCGGCACCAAGTACCTGAACCCGGCTTCCGGCCGCACGGAAGTGATTGACCCGGCCATCACCCGTTCCGCCGTCCTCATTGGCGACTCCCAATCCGGCGGGGCAGCCGGGGTGAAGTCGGCGGACACCTGGGTGGTGCGGGGGCTGGCGGCCCAGGGTTACACGGTGCGCTTTGAGGGGAACGGCGGCACCGGTTTTGTCGCCAGGACGTCCAAGGCGGCGAACTATCCGACCGGGCTGGAAAGCGGCAAGACCCTGCTCCCGTACGGCAATCCCGCGCTGGTCGTGGTCCAGGGCGGTGGCAACGACGCCTCGCAGGGCGTTGCCGATGATGCGATCCTGGCCAATGCCGCCCGCCTCCTCAAGGACTTGAAGGCGAGCTATCCGACGTCGAGGTTCCTGTTCATCGGCACCCTCGCCAAGGGCGCCACGCACGGCGGCGGCCGGCGCACCCACGTGGATTCCCTGCTGGCCGGTTTTGCGAAGCGCAACGGACTGCCCTTCGTCAGCGTCGGCGACTGGCTGACCCGCTACGGGGTGGCCGGGTCCCTCGCCGACGCCGTGCACCTGAATGAAAGCGGCCACCAGGTGCTGGCCAGGGTGCTGGCCAAGCAGCTCGCGGCCATGGGCCTCAGGGGCCCCGCGGCGGCCAAATAG